Proteins co-encoded in one Astyanax mexicanus isolate ESR-SI-001 chromosome 1, AstMex3_surface, whole genome shotgun sequence genomic window:
- the ghsrb gene encoding growth hormone secretagogue receptor type 1: MSNGTNASACQLFGSCVADEYPDYPVHLFPVPVLTGITATCSLLFLVGIAGNLLTILVVTKYKDMRTTTNLYLCSMALSDLLIFLCMPLDLYRVWRYRPWNLGDELCKLFQFVSECCTYSAILSITALSVERYFAICFPLRAKVLVTRGRVKGVIALLWTVALCSAGPIFVLVGVEHENGTEPWETNECKATERAIQSGLLTLMVWVSSVFFFLPVLCLTVLYSLIGRTLWKRKENPVGPVSSRDKSNKQTVKMLAVVVLAFVLCWLPFHVGRYLFSKSSELNSPLITQISEYCNLISFVLFYFSAAINPILYNIMSKKYRVAACRLFGVRRATERSASSVVTAESFAVWYDSSGST, encoded by the exons ATGAGCAACGGGACGAACGCGTCCGCGTGCCAGCTGTTCGGCTCGTGCGTGGCGGACGAGTACCCGGACTACCCCGTGCACCTGTTCCCCGTGCCCGTGCTCACGGGCATCACGGCCACGTGCTCCCTCCTGTTCCTGGTGGGCATTGCGGGCAACCTGCTGACCATCCTGGTGGTGACCAAGTACAAGGACATGCGCACCACCACCAACCTGTACCTGTGCAGCATGGCTCTGTCCGACCTGCTGATCTTCCTGTGCATGCCGCTGGACCTGTACCGCGTGTGGCGCTACCGGCCCTGGAACCTGGGCGACGAGCTCTGCAAGCTGTTCCAGTTCGTCAGCGAGTGCTGCACCTACTCCGCCATCCTCAGCATCACGGCGCTCAGCGTGGAGCGCTACTTCGCCATCTGCTTCCCGCTGCGCGCCAAGGTGCTGGTGACCCGCGGGCGCGTGAAGGGCGTGATCGCGCTGCTGTGGACCGTGGCGCTCTGCAGCGCCGGGCCCATCTTCGTGCTGGTGGGCGTCGAGCACGAGAACGGCACCGAGCCCTGGGAGACCAACGAGTGCAAAGCCACCGAGCGCGCCATCCAGTCCGGCCTGCTGACTCTGATGGTGTGGGTCTCCAGCGTCTTCTTCTTCCTTCCCGTGCTCTGCCTCACCGTGCTCTACAGCCTGATCGGCAGAACCCTCTGGAAGAGGAAGGAGAACCCGGTGGGACCCGTGTCCAGCCGAGACAAGAGCAACAAGCAGACCGTCAAGATGCTcg CTGTGGTGGTGCTTGCGTTTGTGCTCTGCTGGCTGCCGTTCCACGTGGGCCGTTACCTGTTTTCAAAGTCATCTGAACTAAATTCCCCTCTCATCACCCAGATCAGCGAATACTGCAACCTGATCTCCTTCGTTCTCTTTTATTTCAGCGCTGCAATAAACCCAATCCTCTACAACATAATGTCAAAGAAGTACAGGGTGGCAGCCTGCAGACTGTTCGGAGTGAGGCGAGCTACCGAGCGCTCGGCCTCGTCCGTCGTTACTGCTGAAAGCTTCGCCGTGTGGTACGACTCCAGCGGAAGCACATGA